The proteins below come from a single Rosa rugosa chromosome 2, drRosRugo1.1, whole genome shotgun sequence genomic window:
- the LOC133733942 gene encoding leucine-rich repeat receptor protein kinase HPCA1-like isoform X1 encodes MPIFHKVMDRATQVLRLLVLIPFFVIAAEGTVQEYNAIMTLRGEWGINPPSWVGSDPCGNWDGITCTNSRITAITLADMGLKGGLPSDIETLSELQILNLAFNEDLKGQLQASIGNLTKLKTVILDGCRFSGPIPATIGSLKQLSYLSLKNNRFSGPIPPSIGNLANLVFLDISDNMLGDSIPVSNGTAPGLDMLNKTKHFHFSNNQLSGSIPPQLFSSNMPLIHLIFDRNNFTGSIPSTLGLVKTLEAVRLDRNSLSGSVPTSLRNLTNVSELHLSNNKLTGPVPNLTLMDSLNYVDMSNNTFDASDIPNWFSTLKFLTTLMMENTGLQGQVPQALFSLQNLETVYSDDHMTCYRILKNNSLNGTLDIGTNYGDQLNLIDLQKNNIAYLAPIDEGSNYTLILVDNPICEGSQNNMAKNYCNVSPPNSSISTTPSNCAACSSGQVASPNCKCASPYTRTLVFLFVSFSNLDDVNYYKALSDNLTRSFQSKNLPVDSVSLSHPSWSSSYQLEIIIEIFPSGDQVSFNQTESSAITSVISNQTLEGRPNSFGPYSFLVLYTNSGGSNKGVIIGTAIGGSVLLSLLVFVGLYALHQKRKADESLSGSILLQTGISNSSASGPQLKGARLFSFEELKKCTDGFSEAKDIGSGGYGQVYKGILPTGQMVAIKRAKRESMQGGVEFKAEVELLSRVHHKNLVGLVGFCFEQGEQILVYEYVPNGDLRDSLSGKSGIRLDWMRRLQVALGAGRGLAYLHEHANPTIIHRDIKSNNILLDKDLNAKVADFGLSKSITDSGMDHLSTQVKGTLGYLDPEYYMTQQLTDKSDVYSFGVVMLELLTARRPIMQGNYIVRVVQMTMDKSKDLYNLDDILDPFIGLGTELKGVEMFVDLAMSCVEELRDKRPRMGEVVKQIENIIQIAALNAGTNPLSTSASYEEYECKDSAEDVYSRPFDYSGRGF; translated from the exons ATGCCCATTTTCCATAAAGTAATGGATCGAGCCACTCAAGTATTACGGCTGCTCGTGTTAATCCCATTTTTTGTTATTGCAGCAGAGGGAACTGTTCAGGAGT ATAATGCTATTATGACACTCAGGGGCGAATGGGGCATAAACCCTCCAAGTTGGGTTGGTTCAGATCCTTGTGGCAACTGGGATGGTATTACTTGCACCAATTCACGGATTACTGCTAT AACGTTGGCAGACATGGGTTTGAAAGGCGGGCTACCTAGTGATATCGAGACGTTATCTGAGCTACAGATTCT GAATCTGGCTTTCAACGAGGACCTGAAGGGACAACTTCAAGCATCAATTGGAAACTTGACCAAACTAAAAACCGT AATCCTGGATGGTTGCAGATTCTCTGGTCCTATTCCAGCTACAATAGGATCTTTAAAGCAACTTTCTTATCT ATCTCTGAAAAACAATAGATTTAGTGGTCCAATTCCACCCTCCATTGGCAATCTAGCCAATCTTGTCTTTCTGGACATATCGGACAACATGCTTGGGGATTCCATTCCAGTCTCTAATGGGACTGCACCTGGTCTTGATATGTTAAATAAAACAAAGCACTT TCATTTTTCTAATAACCAGCTCTCGGGCAGCATTCCACCTCAACTGTTCAGCTCAAATATGCCTCTGATACATTT GATTTTTGACAGAAATAATTTCACTGGCAGCATCCCTTCCACACTTGGACTTGTGAAAACTCTGGAGGCAGT ACGCCTTGATAGAAATTCATTAAGTGGGTCTGTACCTACGAGCCTCAGAAATCTTACAAATGTGTCTGAACT GCACTTGTCCAACAATAAGCTGACTGGCCCGGTGCCCAACCTTACTCTCATGGATTCCCTCAACTATGT GGATATGAGCAATAATACTTTTGATGCGTCAGATATTCCTAATTGGTTTTCAACCTTGAAGTTCTTGACAACATT AATGATGGAAAACACAGGACTTCAGGGACAAGTCCCTCAAGCCCTTTTCAGCCTTCAAAATTTGGAGACAGT TTACAGTGATGATCATATGACCTGCTATAGGATACTGAAGAACAACAGTCTCAATGGTACATTGGATATTGGAACAAATTATGGCGACCAATTGAACCTAATTGATCTGCAGAAGAACAACATTGCTTATCTTGCACCAATTGATGAGGGATCCAACTACACATTGAT TCTAGTTGACAATCCAATTTGTGAGGGGAGTCAGAATAACATGGCAAAGAACTACTGCAATGTTTCTCCTCCTAATTCCTCAATTTCAACTACACCAAGTAATTGTGCTGCCTGTAGTTCCGGCCAGGTTGCTTCCCCCAACTGTAAATGTGCATCTCCCTATACACGGACTCTAGTCTtcttatttgtttctttctcaaACTTGGATGACGTCAATTATTACAAAGCTCTCTCAGACAATCTCACAAGATCTTTTCAGTCCAAAAACCTTCCTGTGGATTCAGTTTCACTGAGTCATCCGAGCTGGAGCTCATCTTATCAACTTGAAATTATCATAGAAATTTTCCCATCCGGTGATCAAGTTAGCTTCAACCAAACAGAAAGTTCAGCGATTACATCTGTTATTAGCAACCAGACTCTAGAGGGACGTCCAAATTCTTTTGGACCCTactcttttcttgttctttacaCCAACTCTGGAG GATCAAACAAGGGCGTGATAATTGGAACGGCAATTGGTGGTTCTGTGCTCCTTTCATTATTAGTCTTTGTAGGGCTTTATGCTCTCCACCAGAAGAGAAAAGCAGATGAGTCATTGAGTGGATCGATCCTTTTG CAGACAGGGATTTCAAATAGCAGTGCTAGTGGTCCTCAACTAAAAGGAGCAAGATTGTTCTCATTTGAAGAGCTCAAGAAATGCACCGATGGTTTTTCGGAAGCAAAAGATATTGGATCTGGGGGTTATGGCCAG GTGTATAAGGGAATTCTTCCAACAGGGCAAATGGTTGCCATTAAAAGAGCTAAACGGGAATCTATGCAGGGAGGAGTTGAGTTCAAAGCCGAGGTTGAGCTCCTATCACGAGTACATCATAAGAATCTTGTTGGCCTTGTAGGTTTTTGTTTTGAGCAAGGGGAACAAATATTGGTATATGAGTATGTTCCAAATGGTGATTTGAGGGACAGCCTATCAG GGAAGTCCGGAATCAGGTTGGACTGGATGAGAAGACTTCAAGTAGCACTTGGTGCAGGGAGAGGTCTGGCATATCTTCATGAACATGCAAACCCAACCATCATACACCGGGACATCAAATCAAACAACATATTACTCGATAAAGATTTAAATGCAAAAGTTGCTGATTTTGGTCTCTCCAAGTCAATTACTGATAGTGGAATGGACCACTTATCTACTCAAGTTAAAGGGACACTG GGCTACTTGGATCCTGAATATTATATGACTCAACAGTTGACTGACAAGAGCGACGTGTATAGCTTTGGCGTGGTAATGTTGGAGCTGCTAACTGCTAGAAGGCCAATAATGCAAGGGAATTATATAGTGAGAGTGGTACAGATGACAATGGATAAGTCGAAAGATTTGTACAACCTTGATGACATTCTTGATCCATTCATTGGTTTAGGAACAGAGCTGAAAGGTGTAGAAATGTTTGTGGATTTGGCAATGTCTTGTGTAGAAGAATTAAGGGATAAAAGACCAAGAATGGGGGAAGTGGTGAAACAGATAGAGAACATTATACAAATTGCTGCTTTGAACGCCGGTACTAATCCATTGTCAACTTCAGCAAGTTATGAGGAATATGAGTGTAAGGACAGCGCCGAGGATGTTTACAGCAGACCCTTTGATTATAGTGGAAGGGGTTTTTGA
- the LOC133733942 gene encoding leucine-rich repeat receptor protein kinase HPCA1-like isoform X2, producing the protein MLGDSIPVSNGTAPGLDMLNKTKHFHFSNNQLSGSIPPQLFSSNMPLIHLIFDRNNFTGSIPSTLGLVKTLEAVRLDRNSLSGSVPTSLRNLTNVSELHLSNNKLTGPVPNLTLMDSLNYVDMSNNTFDASDIPNWFSTLKFLTTLMMENTGLQGQVPQALFSLQNLETVYSDDHMTCYRILKNNSLNGTLDIGTNYGDQLNLIDLQKNNIAYLAPIDEGSNYTLILVDNPICEGSQNNMAKNYCNVSPPNSSISTTPSNCAACSSGQVASPNCKCASPYTRTLVFLFVSFSNLDDVNYYKALSDNLTRSFQSKNLPVDSVSLSHPSWSSSYQLEIIIEIFPSGDQVSFNQTESSAITSVISNQTLEGRPNSFGPYSFLVLYTNSGGSNKGVIIGTAIGGSVLLSLLVFVGLYALHQKRKADESLSGSILLQTGISNSSASGPQLKGARLFSFEELKKCTDGFSEAKDIGSGGYGQVYKGILPTGQMVAIKRAKRESMQGGVEFKAEVELLSRVHHKNLVGLVGFCFEQGEQILVYEYVPNGDLRDSLSGKSGIRLDWMRRLQVALGAGRGLAYLHEHANPTIIHRDIKSNNILLDKDLNAKVADFGLSKSITDSGMDHLSTQVKGTLGYLDPEYYMTQQLTDKSDVYSFGVVMLELLTARRPIMQGNYIVRVVQMTMDKSKDLYNLDDILDPFIGLGTELKGVEMFVDLAMSCVEELRDKRPRMGEVVKQIENIIQIAALNAGTNPLSTSASYEEYECKDSAEDVYSRPFDYSGRGF; encoded by the exons ATGCTTGGGGATTCCATTCCAGTCTCTAATGGGACTGCACCTGGTCTTGATATGTTAAATAAAACAAAGCACTT TCATTTTTCTAATAACCAGCTCTCGGGCAGCATTCCACCTCAACTGTTCAGCTCAAATATGCCTCTGATACATTT GATTTTTGACAGAAATAATTTCACTGGCAGCATCCCTTCCACACTTGGACTTGTGAAAACTCTGGAGGCAGT ACGCCTTGATAGAAATTCATTAAGTGGGTCTGTACCTACGAGCCTCAGAAATCTTACAAATGTGTCTGAACT GCACTTGTCCAACAATAAGCTGACTGGCCCGGTGCCCAACCTTACTCTCATGGATTCCCTCAACTATGT GGATATGAGCAATAATACTTTTGATGCGTCAGATATTCCTAATTGGTTTTCAACCTTGAAGTTCTTGACAACATT AATGATGGAAAACACAGGACTTCAGGGACAAGTCCCTCAAGCCCTTTTCAGCCTTCAAAATTTGGAGACAGT TTACAGTGATGATCATATGACCTGCTATAGGATACTGAAGAACAACAGTCTCAATGGTACATTGGATATTGGAACAAATTATGGCGACCAATTGAACCTAATTGATCTGCAGAAGAACAACATTGCTTATCTTGCACCAATTGATGAGGGATCCAACTACACATTGAT TCTAGTTGACAATCCAATTTGTGAGGGGAGTCAGAATAACATGGCAAAGAACTACTGCAATGTTTCTCCTCCTAATTCCTCAATTTCAACTACACCAAGTAATTGTGCTGCCTGTAGTTCCGGCCAGGTTGCTTCCCCCAACTGTAAATGTGCATCTCCCTATACACGGACTCTAGTCTtcttatttgtttctttctcaaACTTGGATGACGTCAATTATTACAAAGCTCTCTCAGACAATCTCACAAGATCTTTTCAGTCCAAAAACCTTCCTGTGGATTCAGTTTCACTGAGTCATCCGAGCTGGAGCTCATCTTATCAACTTGAAATTATCATAGAAATTTTCCCATCCGGTGATCAAGTTAGCTTCAACCAAACAGAAAGTTCAGCGATTACATCTGTTATTAGCAACCAGACTCTAGAGGGACGTCCAAATTCTTTTGGACCCTactcttttcttgttctttacaCCAACTCTGGAG GATCAAACAAGGGCGTGATAATTGGAACGGCAATTGGTGGTTCTGTGCTCCTTTCATTATTAGTCTTTGTAGGGCTTTATGCTCTCCACCAGAAGAGAAAAGCAGATGAGTCATTGAGTGGATCGATCCTTTTG CAGACAGGGATTTCAAATAGCAGTGCTAGTGGTCCTCAACTAAAAGGAGCAAGATTGTTCTCATTTGAAGAGCTCAAGAAATGCACCGATGGTTTTTCGGAAGCAAAAGATATTGGATCTGGGGGTTATGGCCAG GTGTATAAGGGAATTCTTCCAACAGGGCAAATGGTTGCCATTAAAAGAGCTAAACGGGAATCTATGCAGGGAGGAGTTGAGTTCAAAGCCGAGGTTGAGCTCCTATCACGAGTACATCATAAGAATCTTGTTGGCCTTGTAGGTTTTTGTTTTGAGCAAGGGGAACAAATATTGGTATATGAGTATGTTCCAAATGGTGATTTGAGGGACAGCCTATCAG GGAAGTCCGGAATCAGGTTGGACTGGATGAGAAGACTTCAAGTAGCACTTGGTGCAGGGAGAGGTCTGGCATATCTTCATGAACATGCAAACCCAACCATCATACACCGGGACATCAAATCAAACAACATATTACTCGATAAAGATTTAAATGCAAAAGTTGCTGATTTTGGTCTCTCCAAGTCAATTACTGATAGTGGAATGGACCACTTATCTACTCAAGTTAAAGGGACACTG GGCTACTTGGATCCTGAATATTATATGACTCAACAGTTGACTGACAAGAGCGACGTGTATAGCTTTGGCGTGGTAATGTTGGAGCTGCTAACTGCTAGAAGGCCAATAATGCAAGGGAATTATATAGTGAGAGTGGTACAGATGACAATGGATAAGTCGAAAGATTTGTACAACCTTGATGACATTCTTGATCCATTCATTGGTTTAGGAACAGAGCTGAAAGGTGTAGAAATGTTTGTGGATTTGGCAATGTCTTGTGTAGAAGAATTAAGGGATAAAAGACCAAGAATGGGGGAAGTGGTGAAACAGATAGAGAACATTATACAAATTGCTGCTTTGAACGCCGGTACTAATCCATTGTCAACTTCAGCAAGTTATGAGGAATATGAGTGTAAGGACAGCGCCGAGGATGTTTACAGCAGACCCTTTGATTATAGTGGAAGGGGTTTTTGA